Proteins encoded together in one Impatiens glandulifera chromosome 1, dImpGla2.1, whole genome shotgun sequence window:
- the LOC124924966 gene encoding cytochrome P450 86B1-like encodes MFTFTLMLTQFQAHEFTFSDLLILIMSLFISSCLLQKMKNKDCPMIWPVMGIIPTWVFHINDGYHWLTKSLITAGGSFRYQGMWMGRLHGIITADPSSVEYILKTNFKNFPKGKYYRERFFDLLGDGIFNADGATWKEQRRAATAEMHTSSFSEYSFRSMQDLVARKLLEVLKEAVGRPVDLQEILLRFTFDNICVAALGVDPGCLAVEMPEVSFAKAFEEATELTMMRFMTPPFVWKTMKALKLGFEKRLELAVKIVHEFADNIVAERKVALCREDKRDLLTRLVKNEYLDEQGKKVHFTNKILRDFCVSFILAGRDTSSVGLAWFFWLVHLNPKVEHAILEELKEVMSNQTYDSHDVVFTSDELVKKMMYLHAAISESLRLFPPVAVDLKEVIEDDVLPNGTRLDKGSRVIYSIFSMARRESIWGEDCLEFKPERWLKDGKFVNVNSFKYPVFNAGPRLCVGKKFAFLQMKMVAAAILSRYRVKVVEGHAVVPKITTTLYMKHGLMVILEPRPKG; translated from the coding sequence ATGTTTACTTTCACTCTCATGTTAACCCAGTTTCAAGCTCATGAATTTACATTTTCTGACCTACTTATCCTCATCATGTCTCTCTTTATTTCTAGTTGCTTACTTCAAAAAATGAAGAACAAGGACTGTCCCATGATATGGCCAGTTATGGGAATCATACCCACATGGGTATTCCACATCAACGATGGATATCATTGGCTCACCAAATCTCTAATCACAGCCGGTGGATCATTCCGTTATCAAGGGATGTGGATGGGCCGCTTACATGGTATCATCACCGCCGATCCCTCCTCCGTTGAGTACATTTTGAAGACTAACTTCAAAAACTTTCCTAAAGGGAAGTATTATCGAGAAAGGTTCTTTGATCTTCTAGGAGATGGTATTTTCAACGCCGATGGTGCCACGTGGAAGGAACAGAGAAGAGCAGCTACGGCCGAGATGCACACGTCTAGCTTTTCGGAGTATTCTTTCAGATCGATGCAAGATCTTGTTGCACGGAAACTTCTAGAAGTTTTGAAAGAAGCGGTTGGACGGCCGGTTGATTTGCAAGAGATTCTTCTTAGGTTTACTTTTGATAATATATGTGTGGCGGCTCTTGGAGTTGATCCGGGGTGTTTGGCGGTTGAGATGCCGGAGGTTTCGTTTGCTAAGGCTTTTGAGGAGGCGACGGAGCTTACTATGATGAGGTTCATGACGCCGCCGTTTGTTTGGAAGACTATGAAAGCTTTGAAATTAGGGTTTGAGAAGAGGCTCGAGTTAGCGGTCAAGATTGTTCATGAGTTTGCGGATAATATTGTTGCTGAGAGGAAGGTCGCGTTATGTCGTGAAGATAAACGCGATCTTCTTACTCGCCTCGTGAAAAACGAGTACCTTGACGAACAAGGCAAGAAAGTGCATTTCACGAATAAGATTTTGAGAGACTTTTGTGTGAGTTTTATATTGGCTGGACGAGACACGAGCTCTGTCGGTCTAGCTTGGTTCTTTTGGTTGGTTCACCTTAACCCTAAGGTGGAACATGCTATTTTGGAGGAGTTGAAGGAAGTTATGTCCAACCAGACATATGATAGTCATGATGTTGTTTTCACTTCGGATGAATTAGTGAAGAAGATGATGTACTTACATGCCGCGATATCGGAGTCTTTAAGGCTATTTCCGCCGGTGGCGGTGGATTTGAAAGAGGTAATAGAAGATGATGTTTTGCCAAATGGGACTAGACTCGATAAGGGGTCACGTGTTATTTACTCGATTTTTTCGATGGCGCGAAGGGAGTCTATATGGGGAGAAGATTGCTTGGAGTTCAAACCGGAAAGGTGGTTGAAAGATGGGAAGTTTGTGAACGTGAATTCGTTCAAATACCCGGTTTTCAACGCCGGGCCGAGGCTTTGCGTGGGGAAGAAGTTTGCCTTCTTGCAAATGAAAATGGTGGCGGCCGCGATTTTGTCGAGGTATCGGGTGAAGGTGGTCGAAGGTCATGCCGTGGTTCCAAAAATCACAACCACTCTTTACATGAAACATGGTTTGATGGTGATTTTGGAGCCTAGGCCAAAAGGTTAA